TCCGTGGAGGATCCCGAGGGGTTCTGGGCCGAGCAGGCCGAGAAGTATCTGCACTGGGAGAAGAAGTGGGACAAGGTGCTCGAGTGGGAGTTCGACACCCCGCGCGTCGAGTGGTTCAAGGGCGGCAAGACCAACGTCGCGTACAACTGCATAGACCGGCACCTCAACTCGTGGCGGCGCAACAAGGCCGCCATCATCTGGGAGTCCGACGAGGGCCGGACGAAGATGTACACCTACCAGTCGCTCTACTACAAGGTGTGCCGCTTCGCCAACGTGCTGAAGAAGCACGGGGTCCGCAAGGGCGACCGCATCGCCATCTACATGCCGATGATCCCGGAGCTGGCCATAGCGATGCTCGCGTGCGCGCGCATCGGAGCGATACACTCGGTCGTCTTCGGCGGCTTCTCCGCCGCGGCGCTGCGAGACCGCATCCAGGACTGTGCGGCGAAGATGCTCATCACGGCCGACGAAGGCATACGCGGGGGCCGCATCGTGCCGCTGAAGGCCGAAGCCGACACCGCTCTGCTCGAGTGCCCCACGGTCGAGACGGTGATCGTGGTCTCACGTGCGCAGACGCGCGTCGACATGGAGCCCGGCCGTGACTTCTGGTACCACGAGGAGGTCCGCGCCGACGGCATCTCGCGCCACTGCGGGGTCGAGTGGATGGACGCCGAGGACCCGCTGTTCATCCTCTACACATCGGGTTCCACCGGCAAGCCCAAGGGCGTGCTGCACACGACCGGCGGGTACCTCCTCTTCACCGCGCTGACCTTCAAGTACGTCTTCGACTACCACGACGAGGACATCTTCTGGTGCACGGCCGACATCGGCTGGGTCACGGGTCACAGCTACATCGTGTACGGTCCGCTCGCCAACGGCGCCACCTCGCTCATGTTCGAGGGCATCCCGACCTACCCCGACGCGGGGCGCTTCTGGCAGATCGTCGAGAAGCACGGCGTGAACCAGTTCTACACGGCTCCGACGGCCATCCGCGCGCTCATGAAGGCGGGTGAGGAGTGGCCGGCCAAGTACGACCTCTCCAGCCTGCGTGTGCTGGGCACGGTCGGGGAGCCGATCAACCCCGAGGCGTGGATGTGGTACTACAAGAACGTCGGCCGCTCCGAGATACCGGTCGTGGACACGTACTGGCAGACCGAGACGGGCGGCCATCTGATCACGAACCTGCCCGGGGCCACGCCGATGAAGCCGGGCTCGGCCACGCGGCCCTTCTTCGGCGTGCAGCCGGTGGTGCTCAACGAAGACAGGAGCGAGACGCCGGTGAACTCCGGCGGGCGCCTGTGCATCAAGTTCCCGTGGCCCGGGATGCTGCGCGGGACGTGGGGCGATCCGGAGAACGTCCGGGTCAAGGAGACCTACTTCACCCACTTCCCCGGCATGTACTTCACCGGCGACGGCGCGCGGGTCGACGAGGACGGCTTCTACTGGCTCCTGGGCCGAGTGGACGACGTCATCAACGTCTCCGGCCACCGCATGGGAACGGCCGAGGTCGAGAGCGCGCTGGTGAGCCACCCGTCGGTGGCCGAGGCGGCCGTCGTCGGCTTCCCGCACGAGATCAAGGGCGAGGGCATCTACGCCTACGTCATCCTGAAGTCCGGCCAGGAGGCCTCCGAGGACCTGAAGAAGATCCTGCGGGGACACGTCCGCGAGGAGATCGGACCGATCGCGACGCCTGACCACATCCACCTCGTGCCCGAGCTCCCCAAGACCCGCTCGGGCAAGATCATGAGACGCATACTGCGCAAGATCGCCGCCGGAGACCGCGAGCTGGAGGCGTTCGGCGACATCTCGACGCTCGCCGACCCGTCGATCGTGAAGAAGATCGTGGAGACCGCGCCGGGCAACGCGTAGCGCTGCGGTCGCGCCTCGACGGCCCCCACCCCGTCGGCGTGTGGGGGCCGCCGGCGTGCTAGACTGACACCGCTTCGCGCCCTCGCCACCAGGGGCGCGACCTCGATTCCGGCATACCGGGAGGACGAAGAGAGAATGCCCTACGACGACCTGTTCCTGCGAGCGTGCCGGCGGGAGCCGACTGAGCGCACGCCGGTGTGGATGATGCGCCAGGCCGGGCGGTACATGCCGGAGTACCGCGCCATCCGGGCTCGGCACGGCTTCCTGGAGATGTGCAAGACACCCGAGATCGCCGCGGAGGTCACGCTCCAGCCGGTCGACCTCATCGGCGTGGACGCCGCGATCCTGTTCGCCGACATCCTGCTGCCGCTGGAGGGTATGGGGCTGCAGCTCGAGTTCGCCAAGGGCGAAGGACCCGTGATCCACAACCCCGTCCGGAGCCTCGCGGACGCCCGCCGGCTGCGTGTCGCCGATCCGTACGAGGACACCGGGTACGTGATGGAAGCGGTCAGGTTGTGCCGTCGCGAGCTCGAGGGCAAGGTGCCGCTCATCGGCTTCGCCGGCGCGCCGTTCACGTTGGCGTCGTACATGATCGAGGGCGGTTCCACGCGGGCGTACATCAGGTGCAAGACGCTGATGTGGTCCGAGCCGGACGCTTGGTCCGCGCTCATGGAGGTCACGACCGACACCGTCATCGCCTACCTGGAGGCCCAGATCGCCAGCGGTGCCCAGGCCGTTCAGGTCTTCGACTCCTGGGTCGGCTTCCTCTCTCCGGCCGACTACGCGGAACACGTGCTGCCGCACACCAGGCGTCTGATCGAGCGGGTCTCCGCCGCCGGTGTGCCGGTCGTCAACTTCGCCAACAACGCCTCGGCGATGCTCGGCCTGGTCATGGAGGCCGGCGGCGACGTCATAGGGCTGGACTGGCGGATGGACATGGCCGACGCGCTGGAGCGGGTGGGCCCGGGTTTCGCCGTCCAGGGCAACCTCGACCCGATGACCCTGTTCGCGCCCGTCCCGGTCATCCAGGAGCGGGCGAGGCGCATCCTGGATGCCGTGGGGACGCGCCCCGGTCACGTCTTCAACCTCGGGCACGGGATCCACAAGGACACCGACCCGGCACACGCCAGGGCGCTCGTCGACTTCGTGCGCGAGTACTCGGCGCAGGTCCGGGGGTAGCGCGTGTCCTCGGCGGTGCTGCTGACGGCGTTCGGCGGGCCGGATCGTGCCGAAGCGGTGGGTCCGTTCATGGCCCGCCTGATGGGGCGAGAGCCCGAAGAGCGGCTGGTGGACGCGGTCACCGCCCGCTACCGTGCGATCGGCGGCTGTTCGCCGCTGCCCGCGATCGCCGAATCCGTCGCGTCGCTGCTCGCCGAAGAGCTGCGCTCGCGGGGGCACGACGTGGCCGTGCGGGTCGGCATGCGCTACTGGCATCCGCTGATCGGCGAGTCGGTCGACGCTCTCGCGGCCGGCGGCGCCGATCGCCTGGTCACCGTCTCGCTCTCGCCGTTCGAGTCCAAGGTGAGCTCGGTCGCGTACCGGGAGGCGGTCATGGAGGCCAAGGCTCGCCGTCCCGGGTTGTCGGTGGCCGAGGCGCCCATGCTGCACCGCGCTCCCGCCTTCACCGCGGCGCTCGAGGAGGCTGCGGCTCGCGCGGTGGACGCGGCCGCCGCGGCGGGGCGGGCGCTGGCGCTGTTCACGGCGCACAGCCTGCCGCTGGACGACCTGCTCTCGGACGACCCGTACGTGCGAGAGGTGCGAGCCACGGCGGAGGAGGTCGCGGGGCGGCTCGGGCTCGGCGCGGACGATACGGGCGAGGTCGCCCTGGGAGGGACGAGCGCGTGGGGCGACCTCCGCGGGGAGAGACCCTGGATCGTGGCGTACCAGAGCAAGGGCCGGCGCCCCGGCGCCTGGCTCGGCCCTGATCTCGAGGACATGCTCGAGGCCGCCGCGGAGGCCGGCTTCGAGGCGGTGGCGGTCTGCCCCGTCGGGTTCGCCACCGACCATATGGAGACCGTGTACGACCTGGACGTGTCCGCTGCCGAGAGGGCACGTGACCTGGGGTTGGCGTTCGAGCGCGCCGAGGCTCCGAACGATCGGCCCCTGCTCATCGAGGCGTTGCGCTCGCTCGTGGAGCCGCTGCTGTAGGCGCGCGCCTGCCGGCAGGCGCGCGACGGGACGAGGGATCGGCGGCTGCCGGGCCGCCGCGGAAGGAGCCCACGGATGGCCAGAATCGTGGTGATCGGCGGGGGTGTCGCCGGCCTCGGGGCGGCGTTCAAGCTCGAGCGTGCCGCCGAGGAGGGTCACGACGTGACCTTCACGCTGCTCGAGAAGGACGACCGCCTCGGGGGCAAGATCGCGTCGGAGCGGGTAGCGGACCCGGGGGGAGGTGGCGAGTTCGTCATCGACGGCGGCCCCGACTGCTTCCTCACCGAGAAGCCGGCCTGTCACCGCATCGGGAAGCTGACCGGAATCTTCGACGACGAGCTGCCCACCGACGAGTCCCGCAAACGCACCTTCATCCTGGCGAGGGGGCGCCTTCACGACCTGCCCGACGGCGTCATGATGTTCGCGCCCACCAAGTTCGTGCCTTTCGCCACGACCGGCCTGTTCTCGTGGCCCGGCAAGATCCGGATGGGGATGGACCTGTTCATCGCCCGCAAGGAGAGGTGGGCCGAGGGAGACACGGCGGCGGACCACGACGAGACGCTCGAGAGCTTCGTCGTGCGCCGCATGGGACGCGAGTGCCTCGACCGGCTGGCGGAACCGCTCGTCGGCGGGGTGCACGCGTCCGACCCGGATACGATGAGCCTCGCGGCTACCTTCCCGAGGCTGCTGGAGATGGAGCAGACCTACGGCGGGATGATCAGGGGCTTCGTCGCCGCCCGCAGGAAGGTCGCCGAGATGCGCAAGAAGTACCCGCCCAAGCCCGGTGCCAAGCCCAGGACCTTCTTCACCTCCTACGTCGCCGGCATGCAGCAGCTGACGGACTCCATGGCCGACGCGGCCGGGCGCGCGAACCTGCGGACCGGCGCGCAGGTGGAGGCGCTCGAGCGCGCCGGGGAAGGGTGGCGGGTCCGGATCGCGGGGGGTGAGACCCTGGAGGCCGACGCGGTGATCGTCGCCACCGAGGGTTGGGCCGCGGCCGACCTGCTGGCTTCGTTCGACAAGGACGCTGCCGCGGCGCTCGCTGGCATCCCGCACACCTCCTCGGCCACGGTCTCCCTCGGCTTCGACGAGGCTGAGGCGGCCATCGACACGAACGCGTTCGGGCTGCTGTGCCCGCTGGTGGAGGGCCGCCAGATCATGGCCGCCACGTTCTCGTCCACGAAGTGGCCGGGGCGTGCGCCGGCGGGCCGGCTGCTCATGCGGGGCTTCGTCGGCGGCCCCCACAACCAGGCCGCCCTGGAACGAAGCGACGCCGAGCTCGTCGAGGTCGTCAGGGCCGAGCTTCGGGATGTCTTCGGGCTGAAGGCCGAGCCGCTGTTCTCGCGCGTGTACCGATGGGAGCGGGGGATGCCGCAATACACGATGGGGCACCTGCACCGCGTCTCTACGCTGGACGAGCGCTGCGCGGCGACGGCGGGGCTCGCGCTGGCCGGGGGCTCGTACACCGGGGTGGGCGTGCCGAACTGCATCGAGAGCGGCGAGAAGGCGGTCTCCAAGGTGCTTCGCGACCACGGGATCGAGCTCGCCGAGGACAGCGCGCCGCCCGAGAAGCGGTACTACTGAGGGGGCGCCCGGCCCCCCTCAGGCCGCCCTCGCCCCTAGCGCTCCTCGGCGGCGGCGATGTCGGCGAGCAGGAGGCCGTGCAGTCGCGCGTTGGCGGCCAGCAGGTCGGCGGTCGCCGTGGTCCACGGCTCGCCGCGGATGTCGGTGACCAGGACGCCGGCCTCGCGGAGGATGACCACGCCGGCGGCCATGTCCCAGGTCTTCAGCCCGAACTCCCAGTAGCCGTCGCAGCGGCCCGCCGCCACGTGGCAGCAGTCCACCGCCGCCGAGCCGTCGCGGCGAACGTCGTGCGCCCCGCGCACGAGGCGCTCGAACACGCGCATCTGGCGCGTGAAGGCGGCCTCCCGCTCGTACGGGAAGCCGGTGGCCAGCAGCGCGCGCTCCCGCGTCGACACGGCGCTGCACGACACGCGCTTCCCGTTCATCCACGCGCCGCCGCCGGACCACGCGAGCGACATCTCCTCGGCCGGCAGGTTGTAGACGGCGCCGGCCACGGGTTGACCGGAGCGCAGCAGCGCCACGGAAACGGAGTAGCACGGGTAGCCGTGCACGAACGAGGTGGTGCCGTCCAGCGGGTCGATCAGCCACACGCCGTCCTCCTCGGGAGAGGCCGGCATGATCCCCGTCAGGCCGTACACCTCGTCCTCCTCGACGACGACGCGCAAGGCCGAGCCGACACGGTCCTTGAGGAGACCCACGACGGCCACGCCGGAGGCCACGTCCGCCTCCGTCACGACGTCCACGGCGCTGCTCTTGGTCCTCACCCTGCCGAGGTCCGCGGCTCTCGCCCGGAGCTCCCGAGCCCCTGCGCGCGCCGCCTCCGCGGCGAGCGCCGCCATCTCCCTCATGCCGCTTGCGCCCCTCCTTGGGAAGGAACCGGATAGCGTGTCGCGCATCGCTGCGCGTGCGCTGCGGACAGTGTACCCGTCGGGAGGACGCCGGATGGTAGGGGACGGCTTCGACGCGCCGCTGAGCGCCGAGGACGAACGGGAGCTCGCGCGTCGGGCGCACGAGGCGCGAGCGGCGGTGCTGACCGCGACGACGGCGGCCGGGTCCGGGCATCCGGGCGGCTCGTTCTCGTCCATGGAGCTCCTGACGGTGCTCTACGGCTGCGCGCGCCTGCGGCCCGAGGACCCTGGTTGGCCGGACCGGGACCGCGTGGTGGTGTCGCACGGGCATGTCTCGCCGGGGACGTACTCCGCGCTCGCGCAAGCGGGATTCTTCGCGACCGAGGACCTGGAGGCGCACTTCCGCCAGGCAGGCAGCCCGTTCGAGGGGCACGTCGAGCGCTCCGTCCCCGGCGTGGAGTGGTCGACCGGCAACCTGGGACAGGGGCTGTCCGCGGGCGTGGGCTTCGCGCTGGCCGCGCGGCTCACGCGCCGCTCCTACCGCACCTTCGTGACCATGAGCGACGGCGAGCAGCACAAGGGCCAGGGTGCCGAGGCCCGCAGGCTCGCCGCGGGCAGCTCGCTGGGGGACCTCACGGTCGTCGTCGACCTCAACGGGATCCAGATCACGGGCCATACGGAGGACATCATGCCCGTGAACGTGCGCGCGAACTTCGAGGCGGACGGCTGGGGCGTGATCGAGTGCGACGGGCAGCGCGTCGGCGAGCTGCACGAGGCGATCCGCGCGGCGCTGGCGGACCGCGACCGGCCCGTGGCGGTGCTGGCGCACACGGTGGCCGGCCATCCGGTGTCGGTGATGCTCGACGACCCCGCCTTCCACGGCAAGGCGCTGACCGAGGACGAGTACGCCGTGGCGATGCGCGAGCTCGGCTTCGAGCCGCGGCTGGAGGCGGCGCGGGCCCGCCGAACCGAGGCGGTGCGCACGAGCCCGCGCGAAGTGCCGGCCCGCGCCATGCCGGTGGTCCTCGGCGAGCCGAGGACCTACGGCGCCGACGTGAGGACCGACAACCGGTCGGCGTGGGGCGCGGCGCTGTCCGACCTGGAGGCGGCGAACCCCGGCCTGCCGATGGCGGTGCTGGACTGCGACCTCGCCGAGAGCGTGAAGACCGGCGCGTTCTGGGAGGCGCGGCCGGACGCCTTCATCGAGTGCGGGGTGGGGGAGCACAACGCCGCGGTCGTCGCGGGCGCGCTCTCCGTGTCCGACGTGCTCGCCTTCTGGGCGGACTTCGGCGTCTTCGGGCTCGACGAGGCGTACAACATGCAGCGCCTGAACGACATCAACCACGCCTCGGTCAAGCTCGTGCTCACCCACTGCGGGCTGGACGTGGGCGAGGACGGCAAGACGCACCAGTGCCTGGACTACGTGGGGGCGCTGCGCGACTTCTTCGGGTGGCGGCTGATCGTGCCGGCCGACCCGAACCAGACCGACCGCGCGGTGCGCGCTTCCGCGGCGATGGCGGGCAACGTGTGCGTCGCGATGGGCCGCAGCAAGCTCCCCGTCGTGCTCGCCGAGGACGGCACGCCGGCGTTCGGTGAGGGCTACGAGTTCCGCTACGGGAGGATCGACTGGGTGCGGCGCGGCACGGACGGCTGCATCGTGACGATGGGGACGGTGGCGGGATCGGCCGTCGCCGCGGCGGACGGTCTGGCGGCCGAGGGATCGAGGCTGTCCGTGGGGGTGGCGGCGAGCCCGCTGCACCTGGACGACGCGGACATGACGGAGGCCGCGGCTTGCGGCGGGTGTCTGATCACGGCCGAGGACCACGGCGTGCGGACGGGACTGGGAGCATCGGTCGCGGAGTGGCTCTCGGAGCGCGCCCCCGGTCCGCGGCTCGTGCGTCTCGGGGTGGACTCGTACCGTTCCTCGGGGGCCGCCACCGACCTGCTGGCGGACGCGGGGTTGGACGCGGAGGGCATCGCGGCCTCGGTACGACGTGTCCTGGGCGGGTAGCGCGGACCTTCCGCTCTCACCTGGCAGTGGCGCTACGGCGCGCGAGCGGACCGCCCGCCGCGTGCGACCCCGGCTCCGCCCCGCTCACGCCACCGCCGGCTTCTGCTCGCCGAGCAGCACCGCGTACTCGTCGGCGGGGAGCGCCTGGCGCGCCTGGTCGCGCAGGTCGTTCGAACCGGTGAGCACCTCGCGCATCATGACGACCAGCAGGTACCGGCCCCTCTCCGTGAGCGTGATGGTCTCATCGTCGCGCTCGAACGCCCCCGCGGCGCGCATGAACGCCATCTCGACGGGGAGGCCGACCTCGACCGGGACGCCGAAGTCGCGCTGGAACCTCGCCTTGTCCAAGTGCAGCCCGAACAGGTCGGTGATGAAGCGGTACTGCATGAGCGAGTGCTTGCCGTAGCGCCGGCCCGCCGTCTTGACCGACATGC
The sequence above is a segment of the Coriobacteriia bacterium genome. Coding sequences within it:
- the hemH gene encoding ferrochelatase, whose protein sequence is MSSAVLLTAFGGPDRAEAVGPFMARLMGREPEERLVDAVTARYRAIGGCSPLPAIAESVASLLAEELRSRGHDVAVRVGMRYWHPLIGESVDALAAGGADRLVTVSLSPFESKVSSVAYREAVMEAKARRPGLSVAEAPMLHRAPAFTAALEEAAARAVDAAAAAGRALALFTAHSLPLDDLLSDDPYVREVRATAEEVAGRLGLGADDTGEVALGGTSAWGDLRGERPWIVAYQSKGRRPGAWLGPDLEDMLEAAAEAGFEAVAVCPVGFATDHMETVYDLDVSAAERARDLGLAFERAEAPNDRPLLIEALRSLVEPLL
- the acs gene encoding acetate--CoA ligase; protein product: MAEGSKSIQSMMKELRVVDPPDWVKDRAYVGSMDEYESLYARSVEDPEGFWAEQAEKYLHWEKKWDKVLEWEFDTPRVEWFKGGKTNVAYNCIDRHLNSWRRNKAAIIWESDEGRTKMYTYQSLYYKVCRFANVLKKHGVRKGDRIAIYMPMIPELAIAMLACARIGAIHSVVFGGFSAAALRDRIQDCAAKMLITADEGIRGGRIVPLKAEADTALLECPTVETVIVVSRAQTRVDMEPGRDFWYHEEVRADGISRHCGVEWMDAEDPLFILYTSGSTGKPKGVLHTTGGYLLFTALTFKYVFDYHDEDIFWCTADIGWVTGHSYIVYGPLANGATSLMFEGIPTYPDAGRFWQIVEKHGVNQFYTAPTAIRALMKAGEEWPAKYDLSSLRVLGTVGEPINPEAWMWYYKNVGRSEIPVVDTYWQTETGGHLITNLPGATPMKPGSATRPFFGVQPVVLNEDRSETPVNSGGRLCIKFPWPGMLRGTWGDPENVRVKETYFTHFPGMYFTGDGARVDEDGFYWLLGRVDDVINVSGHRMGTAEVESALVSHPSVAEAAVVGFPHEIKGEGIYAYVILKSGQEASEDLKKILRGHVREEIGPIATPDHIHLVPELPKTRSGKIMRRILRKIAAGDRELEAFGDISTLADPSIVKKIVETAPGNA
- the hemG gene encoding protoporphyrinogen oxidase — its product is MARIVVIGGGVAGLGAAFKLERAAEEGHDVTFTLLEKDDRLGGKIASERVADPGGGGEFVIDGGPDCFLTEKPACHRIGKLTGIFDDELPTDESRKRTFILARGRLHDLPDGVMMFAPTKFVPFATTGLFSWPGKIRMGMDLFIARKERWAEGDTAADHDETLESFVVRRMGRECLDRLAEPLVGGVHASDPDTMSLAATFPRLLEMEQTYGGMIRGFVAARRKVAEMRKKYPPKPGAKPRTFFTSYVAGMQQLTDSMADAAGRANLRTGAQVEALERAGEGWRVRIAGGETLEADAVIVATEGWAAADLLASFDKDAAAALAGIPHTSSATVSLGFDEAEAAIDTNAFGLLCPLVEGRQIMAATFSSTKWPGRAPAGRLLMRGFVGGPHNQAALERSDAELVEVVRAELRDVFGLKAEPLFSRVYRWERGMPQYTMGHLHRVSTLDERCAATAGLALAGGSYTGVGVPNCIESGEKAVSKVLRDHGIELAEDSAPPEKRYY
- a CDS encoding transketolase — encoded protein: MVGDGFDAPLSAEDERELARRAHEARAAVLTATTAAGSGHPGGSFSSMELLTVLYGCARLRPEDPGWPDRDRVVVSHGHVSPGTYSALAQAGFFATEDLEAHFRQAGSPFEGHVERSVPGVEWSTGNLGQGLSAGVGFALAARLTRRSYRTFVTMSDGEQHKGQGAEARRLAAGSSLGDLTVVVDLNGIQITGHTEDIMPVNVRANFEADGWGVIECDGQRVGELHEAIRAALADRDRPVAVLAHTVAGHPVSVMLDDPAFHGKALTEDEYAVAMRELGFEPRLEAARARRTEAVRTSPREVPARAMPVVLGEPRTYGADVRTDNRSAWGAALSDLEAANPGLPMAVLDCDLAESVKTGAFWEARPDAFIECGVGEHNAAVVAGALSVSDVLAFWADFGVFGLDEAYNMQRLNDINHASVKLVLTHCGLDVGEDGKTHQCLDYVGALRDFFGWRLIVPADPNQTDRAVRASAAMAGNVCVAMGRSKLPVVLAEDGTPAFGEGYEFRYGRIDWVRRGTDGCIVTMGTVAGSAVAAADGLAAEGSRLSVGVAASPLHLDDADMTEAAACGGCLITAEDHGVRTGLGASVAEWLSERAPGPRLVRLGVDSYRSSGAATDLLADAGLDAEGIAASVRRVLGG
- the hemE gene encoding uroporphyrinogen decarboxylase, producing MPYDDLFLRACRREPTERTPVWMMRQAGRYMPEYRAIRARHGFLEMCKTPEIAAEVTLQPVDLIGVDAAILFADILLPLEGMGLQLEFAKGEGPVIHNPVRSLADARRLRVADPYEDTGYVMEAVRLCRRELEGKVPLIGFAGAPFTLASYMIEGGSTRAYIRCKTLMWSEPDAWSALMEVTTDTVIAYLEAQIASGAQAVQVFDSWVGFLSPADYAEHVLPHTRRLIERVSAAGVPVVNFANNASAMLGLVMEAGGDVIGLDWRMDMADALERVGPGFAVQGNLDPMTLFAPVPVIQERARRILDAVGTRPGHVFNLGHGIHKDTDPAHARALVDFVREYSAQVRG
- a CDS encoding inositol monophosphatase, coding for MREMAALAAEAARAGARELRARAADLGRVRTKSSAVDVVTEADVASGVAVVGLLKDRVGSALRVVVEEDEVYGLTGIMPASPEEDGVWLIDPLDGTTSFVHGYPCYSVSVALLRSGQPVAGAVYNLPAEEMSLAWSGGGAWMNGKRVSCSAVSTRERALLATGFPYEREAAFTRQMRVFERLVRGAHDVRRDGSAAVDCCHVAAGRCDGYWEFGLKTWDMAAGVVILREAGVLVTDIRGEPWTTATADLLAANARLHGLLLADIAAAEER